Genomic window (Streptomyces sp. RerS4):
TCCCGATGACCATGCCGAAACAGGACACGGAACCGACGCGAGCGCTCCGGGGGTTGGACGACAGCCGCCCGTCAGTGCGGCTGCGGGCGGCGCTGGAGGCCGGCACGACACCGGACCGGCGGTTCGTCGACAGGCTCGTCGAACGATGCGCCGTCGAGCCCGACTTCTCCGTGCGCGAGATGCTGACCTGGGCGCTCACCCGCCACTCACCGTCCTTGACGGTCCCCGAGCTGCTGACCGAAGTCCGCTCGGAGCGGGCTCAGGCGCGTAGCCAGGCGTGGCACACCCTGTCCAAGATCGGGGACCGGCGGGCGTGGTCGGCGATCACACCGGCGGCCCTGGCCGACGCCGACGACGAGGCGGCGCGGAGCGCCTGGCGGGCGGCGGTCGTGCTCGTACCCGAGGGCGCGGGGCCCGAGTTGGCGACGGCGTTGGCGACGCAGCTCGGGCGCGGCGGGCGGGAGACGCAGCTGAGCCTGAGCCGGGCGCTGATCGCGCTCGGTGAGGCCATCACGCCGACCCTGCGCGCCGCGATGACGGACCCCGACCCGCGTGTGCGCCGGCACGCCATCGCCACGGAACGGCTGGCGCGTGACCCGGACGCGGGCTTCGAGTTCGCGATCGAGGAGGCGAAGCGCATCATGGCCCTGGGGCCGGCCGGCCAGGAGGGGTGAGGGTGATGGGCAGTGTTGATCGGTGACGTGGCACGACGGTCCGGGGTCAGCGCCCGCATGCTCAGGCACTACGAGTCGCTCGGCCTCGTACGGCCCACGGGCCGCACCGGGGCCGGCTATCGCGAGTATTCCGACGAGGACATCCGCCGCATCTTCCACATCGAGAGCCTGCGGTCGTTGGGGCTGTCCCTGCGCGACGTCGGCTCCGCGCTGGACGATCCCGGCTTCGCGCCCTCGGAACTCGTCGCCGACCTCATCCGTCAGACGCGCGAACGCGTCGCGGCCGAGACGGCGCTGCTCACGCGACTTCGCCGGATCGGTGCCTCGGAACCCGCCGGTTGGGAGGACGTCCTCCAGACCATCGCACTCCTGCAGGCTTTGGGTTCGGAGAGCGCCGGCAGGCGCCAGCGCGCGGCCCTGGCCTCGGTCGAGGGGGTCACGGTGCCCGTGGAGGCCCTGGTCGAGGCGGCGCTGAGGGAGAGCGACCCGCACGTCGCCGGGGCCCTACGCTGGGCCTTGGCGCAAGCGGGCGGCGGTGGTGGAGCGGAGCTTCTGGCGGCGGGACTTGCCTCACCGCTGGCCGAGGTACGCGAACGCGCCGTCCGGTCCCTCGCCGAGCTGGCGAGCACCGAAGCCACCGCACTGCTGGGGGACGCCCTCACGAACCCCGACGTCGTCGTCCGCAGGCACGCGGCTCTGGCGCTCGGGGCGCGCGGAGTGGCCGACGCGATCCCGACGCTCGTCGAGATGATCGTCGAGGAGACCAACGACGCCGACGCCTCCGATGCCCTGAGCGCACTGGCGGGCGACCCCGCGTCGGCGGATCGGATCGCCGCCCGGCTCGTCGCCTGCCTCGCCCACGACGCCCTCGGCCCGTCCGCCCGCCGCAGCGTGACCCACGCGCTCGCGGACATCCCGGGACCCACGGCGTCCCGCGCCCTCGCGGACCTCTCCCACGACGCGGACCGCGCCGTCGCCCTGACCGCGACCTACGTCCTCACTCTCCGCGAGGCGCGATAGACCCCCGGGGCGACTCGGTTCGGGGTCCGTGACCCTCGTCTCACCGGGGCGGGGGCGCTTGTCTATGCAACGAGTTGCATAGAAGGATCGGGGCATGGCCCTCGAACACGCGATCCTCGTCTCCCTCCTGGAGAAGCCGGGTTCCGGATACGAGCTGGCCCGGCGGTTCGACCGGTCCATCGGGTACTTCTGGACCGCGACGCACCAGCAGATCTACCGCGTCCTCAAGCGCATGGAGGACGACGGCCGGCTCGACGTGCGCGACGTCGCCCAGCAGGCGCGGCCGGACAAGAAGGAGTACTCCGTCACGGCCGTCGGCCGCGAGGCCCTCGCGGCCTGGCTGCGCGAACCGATCCAGCCCGACAGCGTCCGGCACGAACTGGCCGTGAAGATCCGCGGCGCGGCCTTCGACGACCCGACCGCCCTGATCCGCGAGGTCGAGCGGCACCGCCAGGAGCACGCCGACCGGCTCACGCACTACCTCGCCGGGGAGCTGCGCGACTTCACCGGCCCCGACGCCCCCGCACCGGGCGACCCCGGGCGGGAGCTGCAGCACGTCGTGCTCCGCGGGGGCATCGCGTACGAGCGCATGACGCTGGCCTGGCTGGACGACGTACTCGCCACCCTGCACGGTCTGACCGGCACCCGCTGACACCCTCGGCCCTCGACCCTCGGCCCTCGACCCCGAAAGGCGACCCCTCATGACCGACCCGCTGCTGTTCAACCCGCACACCTACGACCCCGCGCACTTCGACCCCGAGACCCGCCGCCTGCTGCGCGCCACCGTCGACTGGTTCGAGGCCCGCGGCAAGCGCCGGCTGATCGAGGACTACCGTTCCCGTGCCTGGTTGGCCGACTTCCTCGCCTTCTCCGCCAAGGAAGGCCTCTTCGCGACCTTCCTGACGCCGGCCTCCGCCGCCGGCGAGGAGGAGTCGGACAAGCGCTGGGACACCGCGCGCATCGCCGCCCTCAACGAGATCTTCGGCTTCTACGGCCTCGACTACTGGTACGCCTGGCAGGTCACCATCCTCGGCCTCGGCCCCGTGTGGCAGAGCGACAACGCCGCCGCCCGCCGCCGCGCCGCCGAACTCCTCGAACAGGGTGAGGTGTTCGCCTTCGGCCTGTCGGAGAAGGAGCACGGCGCCGACATCTACTCGACCGACATGCTGCTGGAACCCGACGGCCGGGGCGGCTTCCGCGCCACCGGCTCGAAGTACTACATCGGCAACGGCAACGCCGCCGGTCTCGTCTCCGTCTTCGGCCGCCGCACCGACGTCGAAGGACCCGACGGGTACGTCTTCTTCGCCGCCGACAGCCGCCACCCCGCCTACCGGCTCGTGAAGAACGTCGTCGACTCCTCCAAGTTCGTCAGCGAGTTCCGGCTGGAGGACTACCCGGTCGGCGCCGACGACATCCTGCACACCGGCCGCGCCGCCTTCGACGCCGCGCTCAACACCGTCAACGTCGGCAAGTTCAACCTCTGCACCGCCTCCATCGGCATCTGCGAGCACGCGATGTACGAGGCCGTCACCCACGCGCACGGCCGCATCCTCTACGGCCGTCCCGTCACCGCCTTCCCGCACGTGCGCCGCGAACTCGCCGACGCCTACGTGCGCCTGGTCGGCATGAAGCTCTTCAGCGACCGGGCCGTGGACTACTTCCGCACCGCCGGCCCCGACGACCGCCGTTACCTCCTCTTCAACCCGATGACGAAGATGAAGGTGACCACGGAGGGCGAGAAGGTCATCGACCTCATGTGGGACGTCATCGCGGCCAAGGGCTTCGAGAAGGACAATTACTTCGCCCAGGCGGCCGTCGAGATCCGCGGCCTGCCGAAGTTGGAGGGCACGGTCCACGTCAACCTCGCGCTGATCCTGAAGTTCATGCGCAACCACCTGCTGGAGTCGGCCGACTACGCCGCCGTGCCGACCCGCCTGGACGCGGCCGACGACGCCTTCCTCTTCCGCCAGGGACCCGCCCGCGGCCTCGGCTCCGTACGCTTCCACGACTGGCGCCCCGCCTACGACGCGTACGCCGCCGTGCCGAACGTCGCCCGGTTCCGCGAACAGGCCGACGCCCTCTGCACGTTCGTCGCGACCGCCGCACCGGACGAGGAGCAGAGCCGCGACCTCGACCTGCTCCTGGCCGTCGGCCAGCTCTTCGCCCTGGTCGTGCACGGCCAGCTGATCCTGGAGCAGGCCCGCCTCACCGGCCTGGACGAGGACGTCCTCGACGAGCTGTTCTCCGTCCTCGTACGCGACTTCTCCGCGCACGCGGTCGAGTTGCACGGCAAGGACTCCGCCACCGAGGCGCAGCAGGCCTGGGCGCTCGGCGCCGTACGCCGCCCCGTCGTCGACGCCGACCGCGCGGCCCGCGTCTGGGCACGCGTCGAATCGCTGGCCGGCGCCTACGAGATGGCCCCCTGAGCCGCTACGACCCCCGCCCGGGGCGGCCCACCGCCGCCCCGGGCGCTTCGCCCATGGCATGACCCACCAGACACCCCCTAGACCCGGATCACCTCCGGGCCGTGGGCCGTGGCGATTTCGGTGGCCTGGTCGTCGGTGAGGCCGGTGTCCGTGATCAGGACGTCCACCTGTGACAGGGCCGCGAAGCGGGCGAAGTGGCGGACGCCGTACTTGGAGGAGTCCGCCACCAGGATCACGCGGCGGGCGCACGACACCATGGCCCGTTTCACCGCCGCCTCGGCGAGGTCGGGGGTGGTCAGACCGGTCTGGGTCGAGAATCCGTTGGTCGCGATCACCGCGACGTCGGGTTCGAGTTCGGCCAGGTCCCGCAGGGCCCACGCGTCCACCGCCGCCTGCGTGCGGTGGCGGAGCCGGCCGCCGACGATGTGCAGGTTGAGGGTGGGGTGTTCGGCGAGCCGGGCCGCCACCGGGAGCGCGTTGGTGACCACGGTGAGCGTGGAGTCCAGCGGGAGCAGCGCCGCCAGCCGGGCCACGGTGGTCCCGGCGTCGAGGAGGACGCTGCCCCGCTCGGGCAGCAGCGCCAGCGCGGCACGCGCGATGCGGTCCTTGTCGGCGGCGGCGGTGGAATCCCGCTCGGCGAGCCCCGGCTCCAGGCGGAACCCCCCGGCCGGCAGCGCGCCGCCGTGGACCCGGCGCAGCAGCCCGGCCCGTTCCAGCGCGCTCAGGTCCCGCCGTACGGTCTCCTGCGTGACGCCGAACTCCTCCGCCAGGGAGGGAACGTCGACCCGGCCGCGTTCCTGGGCCAGCTGGACCATCCGGTGCTGGCGCTCGGGTGCGTACATGGGGGATCGGATCCGTTTCGTATCGTTTCGTGCCCGTACATGACGGACCCTACTCCGCCCCGGAACCGTCGGCTCCGCCTCCGAAGGGCCACGCCTCGATGTCGCGGTAGCGGATCGGCTCCGGGCCCCGGCCGAAGTTGCTGCCGACCAGGTGCAGGCGCTCGGCCGGCCACCGCCGGCCGGTGAACGTCGTCAGCCCGTCGGCGATGTCCGCCGCGCGGAACGGGTCCTCCCGCCGGGACCGGGCCAGGGTGAGGTGTGGGCGCAGCGGCCGGTCCTCGAAAGCGACCCCGCACTCCTTGACCACCGCGCGCACGTCGGCGGCCAGCAGGTGGAGCCCGTCGACGTCGCCGTCGATCCCGGCCCACGCCACCCGCTCCCCGAAGTGCCCACCGCCGCGCAGGGCGAGCTCCAGCGGGCGGCGGGACGCGGCCAGCTCCGCGAGGGGCGGCCGCAGGAGCGCGACGGTGTCGACCGGGAGCTCTCCGAGGAAGGCGAGCGTGATGTGCCAGTCCTCTATCCGGTTCCAGCGCAGGCGCGGATGGGCGTCGTAGGCGGGGTGCAGCTCGCGTTCGAGTTCCTCCTTGGCCTCGTCGGGCGGGGCGAGGGCGATGAACAGGCGAACGGTCGCCCCGGGGATTTCTTCGGTCATGAAGGAATTCGTACAGGGCGGGGGCCGCCCGCGTCACCTTCGGGTCCCCGGCCACGTCCCGCCCCGCCCGCGCCCCCGCCCGCGCGCGCCGCTCAGGCCGGGACGGTCGCGGTCAGCAGCCGGCCGGTGCTGCGCAGCCGGACCGCGCCGTCGCTCTCGTACGGCCGGAACGCCCGCGTCAGGCGCTGCCGCGCGAGGGTCCGCGTCGCGGGATCGACCTGGCCGAGGAGGTGGCGTCCGGGGCCCGAGTCGAGCAGGAAGTCCGCCGCGTCCCGGGCGTCTCGGCCCCAGGTCCCGTACGCCTCCACGTGCTCGGCGCGCACGTCCCGCAGGCCCGCAGAGCGGAGCAGGCCGGTCGCGACCTCCGCGTCGGCGAGGGAGAACATGCCCGGACCGCCGGGCGCGCCGAAGCCGCCGATCGGCAGGATGTCGCCGAGGGCGG
Coding sequences:
- a CDS encoding HEAT repeat domain-containing protein encodes the protein MTMPKQDTEPTRALRGLDDSRPSVRLRAALEAGTTPDRRFVDRLVERCAVEPDFSVREMLTWALTRHSPSLTVPELLTEVRSERAQARSQAWHTLSKIGDRRAWSAITPAALADADDEAARSAWRAAVVLVPEGAGPELATALATQLGRGGRETQLSLSRALIALGEAITPTLRAAMTDPDPRVRRHAIATERLARDPDAGFEFAIEEAKRIMALGPAGQEG
- a CDS encoding acyl-CoA dehydrogenase family protein, coding for MTDPLLFNPHTYDPAHFDPETRRLLRATVDWFEARGKRRLIEDYRSRAWLADFLAFSAKEGLFATFLTPASAAGEEESDKRWDTARIAALNEIFGFYGLDYWYAWQVTILGLGPVWQSDNAAARRRAAELLEQGEVFAFGLSEKEHGADIYSTDMLLEPDGRGGFRATGSKYYIGNGNAAGLVSVFGRRTDVEGPDGYVFFAADSRHPAYRLVKNVVDSSKFVSEFRLEDYPVGADDILHTGRAAFDAALNTVNVGKFNLCTASIGICEHAMYEAVTHAHGRILYGRPVTAFPHVRRELADAYVRLVGMKLFSDRAVDYFRTAGPDDRRYLLFNPMTKMKVTTEGEKVIDLMWDVIAAKGFEKDNYFAQAAVEIRGLPKLEGTVHVNLALILKFMRNHLLESADYAAVPTRLDAADDAFLFRQGPARGLGSVRFHDWRPAYDAYAAVPNVARFREQADALCTFVATAAPDEEQSRDLDLLLAVGQLFALVVHGQLILEQARLTGLDEDVLDELFSVLVRDFSAHAVELHGKDSATEAQQAWALGAVRRPVVDADRAARVWARVESLAGAYEMAP
- a CDS encoding PadR family transcriptional regulator, coding for MALEHAILVSLLEKPGSGYELARRFDRSIGYFWTATHQQIYRVLKRMEDDGRLDVRDVAQQARPDKKEYSVTAVGREALAAWLREPIQPDSVRHELAVKIRGAAFDDPTALIREVERHRQEHADRLTHYLAGELRDFTGPDAPAPGDPGRELQHVVLRGGIAYERMTLAWLDDVLATLHGLTGTR
- the thpR gene encoding RNA 2',3'-cyclic phosphodiesterase: MTEEIPGATVRLFIALAPPDEAKEELERELHPAYDAHPRLRWNRIEDWHITLAFLGELPVDTVALLRPPLAELAASRRPLELALRGGGHFGERVAWAGIDGDVDGLHLLAADVRAVVKECGVAFEDRPLRPHLTLARSRREDPFRAADIADGLTTFTGRRWPAERLHLVGSNFGRGPEPIRYRDIEAWPFGGGADGSGAE
- a CDS encoding DeoR/GlpR family DNA-binding transcription regulator, whose translation is MYAPERQHRMVQLAQERGRVDVPSLAEEFGVTQETVRRDLSALERAGLLRRVHGGALPAGGFRLEPGLAERDSTAAADKDRIARAALALLPERGSVLLDAGTTVARLAALLPLDSTLTVVTNALPVAARLAEHPTLNLHIVGGRLRHRTQAAVDAWALRDLAELEPDVAVIATNGFSTQTGLTTPDLAEAAVKRAMVSCARRVILVADSSKYGVRHFARFAALSQVDVLITDTGLTDDQATEIATAHGPEVIRV
- a CDS encoding MerR family transcriptional regulator, with amino-acid sequence MLIGDVARRSGVSARMLRHYESLGLVRPTGRTGAGYREYSDEDIRRIFHIESLRSLGLSLRDVGSALDDPGFAPSELVADLIRQTRERVAAETALLTRLRRIGASEPAGWEDVLQTIALLQALGSESAGRRQRAALASVEGVTVPVEALVEAALRESDPHVAGALRWALAQAGGGGGAELLAAGLASPLAEVRERAVRSLAELASTEATALLGDALTNPDVVVRRHAALALGARGVADAIPTLVEMIVEETNDADASDALSALAGDPASADRIAARLVACLAHDALGPSARRSVTHALADIPGPTASRALADLSHDADRAVALTATYVLTLREAR